The following proteins come from a genomic window of Trifolium pratense cultivar HEN17-A07 linkage group LG4, ARS_RC_1.1, whole genome shotgun sequence:
- the LOC123922566 gene encoding uncharacterized protein LOC123922566, with protein sequence MEKKSDNSRDAETDQEIVGLLDNVFSWTLQDVLNENLYKYKVNKIPETFKSPEDYKKAFIPLLLEETHTDLSSSLLGVARAPFCEILKLKRDSKLFKLPKPLFYKIQFKKNVGKYEPEFGDLILFTDIRPKSVDDLKLNTANSPYHIAFVYGPTRKSDEIQKVQVLSSKCINTDFESNTRDNETQKLYAVYLMNMVTNVRIWKALISKSHGNIIEKVLRPDQNIGENCQICLSETNSHASFIKEDAIICSQKLNESQEDSVLSSVDMTNCHHSNVKLIWGPPGTGKTKTVACLLFSLLKLKTRTLTCAPTNTAILQVAIRLHSLVMDSLEHDTYGLGDIVLFGNSKRMKIDSYRGIENIFLGNRVKIFKKCFHPETGWKKTLELMKKLLRDPQEEYLLEICAYRAYRAYKQNIGNEAWKDIAGSNLMVEHDIKKSIMPMEQFEDQIFMEKSIKKKEFMELREQLKLCTQTLFARFTELFKGHREQHFLEKGDLSGEDVNDYPTTFEGFLQKAWKEIAQTYQLDDDDENACVLTMEQFVKQRFVYLRDVLEFLNHALYTHLPKSFVSLETVKVMLQARSLFESFENDFSHAKFKQTLYNFEEQYVSDCFGTLCDKRDQILSTLNFLSSSISLPSIYKKYEIEKFCLSNACLILCTASSSGKLYTEGMTRVEFLVIDEAAQLKECESTIPLQLPGLSHCILIGDERQLPALVKSKIADKCEFGRSMFERLVMLGFKRKMLNVQYRMHPSISLFPCKEFYEEKLSDAAIVMGESYNKSFLEGEMYSSYSFINIAEGKEKSGRGHSLKNMVEVAVISEIIQSLKKEFMRTKKKVSIGIISPYNAQVYEIQEKVKQYTRVSNSDFSVSVRSIDGFQGGEEDIIIISTVRSNGSGKVGFLSNRQRTNVAMTRARYCLWILGNAATLINSDSVWRNVVLDAKRRDCFHNANENKKLAGAIELELLEESESRFKKLTLGGK encoded by the exons ATGGAGAAGAAGAGTGATAATTCAAGGGATGCTGAAACTGATCAAGAAATTGTTGGACTTTTAGATAATGTATTCTCATGGACTCTCCAAGATGTTCTGAATGAAAATCTCTACAAATACAAG GTTAATAAAATTCCAGAGACGTTTAAATCACCAGAAGATTACAAGAAAGCTTTTATTCCACTATTGCTGGAGGAAACACACACTGATTTATCTTCAAGTTTGTTAGGCGTGGCTCGAGCACCTTTCTGTGAAATCTTGAAACTTAAAAGAGACAGCAAGCTATTCAAGCTTCCCAAACCATTGTTCTATAAAATACAGTTTAAGAAAAATGTTGGAAAGTATGAACCTGAGTTTGGTGATCTCATTCTGTTCACAGATATTAGGCCTAAAAGTGTCGATGACTTGAAGTTGAACACTGCTAATAGTCCCTACCATATTGCTTTTGTTTATGGTCCAACTCGAAAATCTGATGAAATCCAAAAAGTCCAAGTTTTGTCATCCAAATGCATCAACACTGATTTTGAATCTAATACGAGGGATAACGAAACTCAGAAACTGTATGCAGTTTACCTTATGAACATGGTAACAAATGTTCGGATTTGGAAAGCCTTGATATCAAAGTCACATGGCAACATTATTGAAAAAGTCTTGCGACCGGATCAAAAT ATTGGAGAAAACTGTCAAATTTGTCTGTCCGAAACAAATAGTCATGCGTCATTCATCAAAGAAGACGCGATAATTTGTTCACAGAAACTGAATGAATCTCAAGAAGACTCAGTTTTGAGCAGTGTTGATATGACAAATTGTCATCATTCTAATGTCAAACTTATATGGGGACCTCCAGGGACTGGGAAAACAAAGACCGTTGCatgtttattattttctctACTCAAGTTAAAAACTAGAACACTGACTTGTGCTCCGACTAATACTGCAATTTTGCAGGTTGCAATTCGGTTGCATAGTTTGGTAATGGATTCCCTTGAGCATGATACATATGGTTTAGGTGACATTGTGCTATTTGGCAATAGTAAGAGAatgaaaatagattcttatcGGGGGatcgaaaatatttttcttggTAATCGTGTTAAAATTTTCAAGAAATGCTTTCATCCAGAAACTGGCTGGAAGAAAACTTTGGAATTAATGAAAAAGTTGCTTAGGGATCCTCAAGAGGAGTATTTATTAGAGATATGTGCATATCGTGCCTATCGTGCTTACAAGCAAAATATTGGGAATGAAGCATGGAAAGATATTGCAGGGTCAAACCTAATGGTTGAGCATGATATAAAGAAAAGCATCATGCCAATGGAGCAATTTGAAGATCAGATATTCATGGAAAAGTCGATCAAAAAGAAAGAATTCATGGAATTAAGAGAGCAACTCAAGCTTTGCACACAAACCTTATTCGCACGCTTTACCGAGTTGTTTAAAGGCCATAGAGAACAACATTTCTTAGAGAAAGGTGATTTATCCGGCGAAGATGTGAATGATTATCCTACGACGTTTGAGGGATTTCTGCAGAAGGCATGGAAAGAGATTGCACAGACATACCaattggatgatgatgatgagaatgCATGTGTGTTGACAATGGAGCAATTTGTCAAGCAGAGATTTGTGTATTTAAGAGATGTTCTTGAGTTCTTAAATCATGCCTTATACACTCATTTACCAAAATCATTTGTTTCACTTGAAACCGTGAAAGTTATGTTACAAGCTCGAAGTTTGTTCGAGTCTTTTGAAAATGACTTCAGTCATGCTAAATTCAAGCAAACTCTCTACAACTTTGAAGAACAATATGTGTCTGATTGCTTTGGGACATTATGCGACAAAAGGGACCAGATCCTTAGCactctaaattttttatctAGCTCAATTTCTCTCCCTAGTATTTATAAGaaatatgaaatagaaaaattttgCTTGTCAAATGCATGTCTAATTTTATGCACAGCTTCAAGTTCTGGTAAACTTTACACAGAAGGAATGACTCGGGTGGAATTTTTAGTCATCGATGAAGCTGCGCAGCTAAAAGAATGTGAATCAACAATCCCATTGCAGCTTCCGGGGCTTAGCCATTGCATTCTTATAGGTGATGAGAGACAGCTTCCTGCATTGGTCAAAAGCAAG ATTGCGGACAAATGTGAATTTGGTCGAAGTATGTTCGAGAGGCTTGTTATGTTAGGATTCAAAAGGAAAATGCTCAATGTTCAATATAGAATGCATCCATCCATAAGCTTATTCCCATGCAAAGAGTTCTATGAAGAGAAGCTTTCTGATGCCGCCATTGTCATGGGAGAAAGCTATAATAAGAGTTTCCTTGAAGGAGAAATGTATTCTTCTTATTCTTTTATTAACATAGCTGAGGGTAAAGAGAAATCTGGCCGTGGACATAGTTTGAAGAATATGGTTGAAGTTGCCGTTATTTCTGAGATAATACAAAGCCTTAAAAAAG agtTTATGAGGACAAAGAAGAAAGTTAGCATAGGAATAATATCGCCATATAATGCTCAAGTTTATGAAATCCAGGAGAAAGTTAAGCAGTACACTCGGGTTTCTAATTCGGACTTCTCTGTTAGTGTTCGTTCTATTGACGGTTTTCAAGGCGGTGAGGAAGACATTATAATAATATCTACTGTGAGATCTAATGGAAGTGGCAAAGTTGGTTTTCTTTCAAATAGACAAAGAACAAATGTGGCTATGACTAGAGCTAG ATATTGTCTTTGGATATTAGGAAATGCGGCTACTCTAATCAACAGTGATTCTGTTTGGAGAAATGTAGTTCTTGATGCTAAGAGAAGAGATTGTTTCCATAATGCGAATGAAAACAAGAAACTAGCCGGCGCTATTGAGCTCGAACTACTTGAAGAATCAGAGTCGCGGTTTAAAAAACTAACTTTGGgtggaaaataa